Proteins encoded within one genomic window of Triticum aestivum cultivar Chinese Spring chromosome 2D, IWGSC CS RefSeq v2.1, whole genome shotgun sequence:
- the LOC123056165 gene encoding disease resistance protein Pik-1-like has product MAVEYTAAFFGAVVPSLGKLLKYELYLEKTVKGGFTSLQAELKGMKIFLEDVSSLAPDLELDRHMKLLADEVRELSRDIDTSLHSFMARIDSSKGKHPHVPIEQYVNHEVDKYIKETRIKVKEVRDRHGTYPSKSSLESSSTRQVDPRILAMYKKESSPVGIAGAIANLTDKLSKSDRVSIVGMAGMGKTTLARAIYDDMIEGFNCKAFVPIGQRVVPEKVLRNIFYGLRIEIYGEGLNHQQLADQLQDSLKNKRFLIVIDDLWDEETWALINYACVGTAGSKIITTSRNRKILKGVADDSVYNIKPLSTDDSKKLLCTKIFGTEDKIHDTDFEKLPSNLFNKCGGVPIAITLVGSLLAKTESKEWHRVYKSIGFDEHKEDKVFENVRKVMHYSYTDLPSHLRGCFLYLSLFPEGHWIEKNLLIWRWVAEGLVPDGSFETGEKYLNNLIDRSMIQLAVSPRDLGQGGYLVHSLMVELIRNLSSSEKENFSTVLGMRQESTFATGPIHRLAIHGTIVGQNQNTSLEVGDVLSFYASTCSSSSFPPLSEFAHLRVIDLEGRDLIVGDCKLKHLGKLKGLKYVRLAGTPVAELPKKIRHLKLLQTLDVTETGVTELPSFVEELTKLRCLRAGKGTRLMGRIGVLASLEELWLHSADKSPDFAAGLRKLTNLRVLIIHFDEMDEGMQKVLVESLCRLEKLQVLQIWFDTKGKARLGGWEGSVPNPELHQLLLFGVILSRQTPWIHHLGARKLSKLLLQVETLTAQHLDILGQMPSLRSLYLHSEEDTYRLSYTANKNEFQVLQYVNTNIELICGDGGLPMIQELEVGGIRAGRDVGLWGNMPLLERATYHLDCHGCLPLRVQKAEEKLKQASQAHHNRPNISIRRWNNVCSCNLHRSCLSFHIN; this is encoded by the exons ATGGCGGTGGAGTACACCGCAGCGTTTTTTGGCGCTGTTGTGCCATCTCTTGGGAAGCTGCTCAAGTACGAGTTGTACCTGGAGAAGACCGTGAAGGGTGGGTTTACAAGCCTTCAGGCGGAGCTGAAGGGCATGAAAATTTTCCTTGAGGACGTCTCCAGCCTGGCGCCGGACCTCGAGCTTGACAGGCATATGAAGCTCCTGGCTGACGAGGTCAGGGAGCTATCGCGTGACATCGACACAAGTCTCCACTCCTTCATGGCGCGCATCGATTCGAGCAAGGGCAAGCATCCTCATGTCCCGATCGAGCAGTATGTTAACCATGAGGTAGACAAGTACATCAAAGAAACGCGAATCAAGGTCAAGGAGGTGCGTGACCGCCATGGCACGTATCCTAGCAAGAGTTCCCTAGAAAGTTCTTCCACTCGGCAAGTTGACCCTCGTATCCTTGCCATGTACAAGAAGGAATCTAGCCCTGTTGGCATAGCCGGGGCAATAGCCAATCTAACCGACAAGCTGTCGAAGAGTGATCGTGTCTCCATTGTCGGGATGGCGGGCATGGGCAAGACCACCCTTGCTCGAGCAATTTACGATGACATGATCGAGGGGTTTAATTGCAAGGCTTTTGTCCCCATCGGTCAGAGAGTTGTCCCAGAGAAGGTTCTGAGGAACATCTTCTATGGACTTCGAATAGAGATTTATGGTGAGGGGCTAAACCATCAACAGCTTGCTGACCAGCTGCAAGATTCCCTGAAGAATAAGAG GTTCTTAATTGTCATTGATGATCTATGGGATGAGGAAACGTGGGCCTTGATTAATTATGCTTGCGTGGGTACAGCTGGAAGTAAAATCATCACCACAAGTCGTAACCGCAAAATTCTCAAAGGAGTTGCTGATGACAGCGTTTACAACATAAAACCACTTTCCACAGACGACTCAAAAAAGTTACTCTGTACCAAAATATTTGGTACTGAAGATAAAATCCACGATACTGATTTTGAAAAACTGCCCAGTAATTTATTTAATAAATGTGGAGGTGTGCCAATAGCTATCACTTTGGTAGGTAGCTTGCTCGCTAAAACTGAAAGCAAGGAGTGGCATAGGGTGTATAAGTCCATTGGTTTCGATGAGCACAAGGAGGACAAGGTTTTCGAGAACGTGAGGAAGGTGATGCACTATAGCTATACTGATCTGCCCAGTCATCTAAGGGGATGTTTTTTGTACCTAAGCCTGTTCCCAGAAGGGCACTGGATCGAGAAGAATTTGCTGATATGGAGGTGGGTGGCAGAAGGCCttgttcctgatggatcatttGAGACTGGGGAGAAGTATTTAAACAATCTAATAGACAGGAGTATGATCCAGTTGGCGGTGAGCCCTCGTGACCTCGGCCAAGGTGGTTATCTTGTCCACAGTTTGATGGTTGAACTCATCCGCAACCTCTCAAGCAGCGAGAAAGAGAACTTCTCCACCGTGTTAGGCATGAGGCAGGAGAGCACATTTGCAACCGGACCCATTCATAGATTAGCCATCCACGGAACAATCGTGGGTCAAAATCAAAACACTAGCCTGGAAGTAGGGGACGTGTTGTCATTTTATGCCAGCACGTGTTCCAGTAGTAGCTTTCCCCCACTCTCAGAGTTTGCACACTTGCGTGTAATAGATCTAGAGGGCCGTGATTTAATCGTTGGAGATTGCAAACTGAAGCACCTCGGTAAATTAAAAGGGCTGAAGTATGTCAGGCTTGCTGGCACACCCGTAGCTGAGCTACCGAAGAAGATAAGACACCTCAAGCTCCTACAGACACTTGACGTGACGGAGACTGGCGTCACAGAATTGCCGTCATTTGTCGAAGAGCTAACGAAGCTGAGGTGCCTGCGTGCTGGCAAGGGCACGAGGCTGATGGGTCGGATAGGAGTTCTGGCGTCCCTGGAAGAGCTGTGGCTGCACTCGGCGGACAAGTCCCCGGACTTCGCTGCCGGGCTCCGAAAGCTGACGAACCTAAGGGTGCTGATAATCCACTTCGATGAGATGGATGAGGGCATGCAGAAGGTTCTGGTAGAATCCCTGTGCCGTCTGGAGAAGCTCCAGGTCCTGCAGATCTGGTTCGACACAAAGGGAAAGGCACGCCTCGGAGGCTGGGAAGGCAGCGTGCCAAACCCGGAGCTCCACCAGCTGCTGCTGTTCGGGGTTATCCTATCCAGGCAGACACCGTGGATCCACCACTTGGGTGCCCGGAAACTCTCCAAGCTACTGCTGCAGGTGGAGACCCTGACGGCGCAACACTTAGATATCCTCGGGCAGATGCCGTCGCTCCGCTCGCTCTACCTCCACAGCGAGGAGGACACGTACCGGCTATCATACACCGCCAACAAGAATGAGTTCCAGGTGTTGCAATACGTCAACACGAACATAGAGCTGATATGCGGGGACGGGGGGCTGCCAATGATCCAGGAGCTGGAGGTTGGCGGCATCAGGGCAGGAAGGGACGTTGGCCTGTGGGGGAACATGCCTCTACTCGAGAGGGCCACCTACCACCTCGACTGCCACGGCTGCCTCCCCCTCCGGGTGCAGAAGGCAGAGGAAAAGCTAAAGCAGGCTAGCCAAGCCCACCACAACCGCCCCAACATTTCCATAAGGagatggaacaacgtatgttcttgcAACTTGCATCGCTCATGTCTCTCCTTTCACATAAACTGA